The Lewinella sp. 4G2 nucleotide sequence TGCATAAGTAGTTTGTTGTCCTGCTGAATGAGCGTGTCGAGGTAGCGGCGGCGCTCGGTTTCCTCGACCTGGTTTGCGGTTGCCGGGTCGGAAGAACTGCACTGGCGCATGGCCCAAAACAGAAAGATCAGCGTGACGATGGACATCAGGATGAAGGGGACGAGGCGGGCGTTATTGTACTTGGTCTTCGACATAGAGCCACAAAGGTAAGCGCGCAAAATTCCCGAAAAAAGGATCGTGCGTTCAGCCGCGCTTATTGCAATTTATCGGCGACGACGATGTACTGGTATTCGAGCGTTTCGTCGTCGCTACTCACGAGGTGGTAGCCGGCATTTTTGAGCATATCCTCAAGGTCGCCGAGGGCGATGCGGTTGCTCTTTGCGGGGCCGATGTCGGTATCCTTTTTCTTCCAATCCACGATAACGATGCGGCCGTCGGGACGCAGGGCGGGGGAGATTTTTTTGAGGTATTGCTCCCGCCGCTCGATGTACATGAGGGTGTTAACGAAGAGGATGATGTCCACCTCGTTGTCTTCCAGATTGGGGTCGTCCGGCGTACCGAGGCGGGGTTCGAGGCGGCTGCGCCGGGCGCTGGGTAGTTCACGGTCGCGCAGTGCAGCGAGTTCGCTGATGAGTGTGTCCGTTAGTTCTACGGCGATGACGCGGTCGGCGATGGGCGCGAGGCGGCGGGCGAAGAAGCCCTTTCCGGCGCCAATATCAGCGACGACCTTTTCTTCGAGGTCGCCCATGGCGTCCATCACGGCGCCGGGTTGTTGCCAGAAGCCGCGATCCCGTTCGGTCGTTTGCTTATCGTCGAGGTATACGCCGGGGTCCTGTACGGGGAGTGGTTCGGGCTGGCAATTGGAGAGGAACAGCATCGAGAGGAAGACCAAAGTTAGGAGGTGGCGCATTGCACGGGGTTTACGGGTGGTAAGATACTTCCTTAAATGGAGTCGGTTCCCGACCTCTAGGTCGGGTTCACTACCGGTACGTCGACCTTTAGGTCGATGCTCCTCTACCACTTCTTTTGTAGCCAAAAGAAGCAAAAGCTTTGTCCTGTAACCGTGGCTTAACGCGATTTTTCGGCGGAATGGCTAAAATCTGCAAACTCGCCACTCAACTTTCGCACTGAGCTTTAGCCTACTGATTGCATTATAAAGTGGGTAATTCTTCCATCCGTCGCGTGCTCGAACAGTGCAGATTTCTTAACGCCATTCCGCCGAAAAATCACTACCACGGTTAAGGGACGAATAACCTACAGAGAATTCAGGTCTCGTCTGAAGTCCTCAATGCCATCCCGCCGGAAAATCACTACCACGGTTAAAGGACGAATAACTTCCAAAGGATTCAGGTATCCCGTCTAAAATCTAAAATCTAAAATCTATCGTCTAAACTCCTCAACGCCTTTCCACCGAAAGATCATTATTGCGGTTAAGGGACGAATAACCTCCCAAGGCTTCAGGTATCCCGTCTAAGATCTAAAATCTAACGTCTGTCGTCCAAAGTCCTAAAAACACTCCCGCCACAACACCCAACCACAAACACCAGTAAGCGCCAGTACGCCAAACGTCCAGCTGAAGATGGTGAGCCAGTCTGGGCCCAGGGGGATGGCATCCGCGCGGCCACTCAGGGTGAAACCGGCCCAGTAGAAAGGGTGAGCAAAGGCTGTTTCCTCCCGCAAATACCGCTGCGCTGCGTACAGCGCCGTGCTGCGCTCCGCCCCGTCGGCCAGGGAGGTATAGAATTGGCGCATGAAGGCCTCCGTAGCCGCGTCGTCCACCTTCCAGAGACTGGTAAGCGTGCTGCGGGCACCGGCGGAAGCGAAAGCATTGC carries:
- a CDS encoding class I SAM-dependent methyltransferase codes for the protein MRHLLTLVFLSMLFLSNCQPEPLPVQDPGVYLDDKQTTERDRGFWQQPGAVMDAMGDLEEKVVADIGAGKGFFARRLAPIADRVIAVELTDTLISELAALRDRELPSARRSRLEPRLGTPDDPNLEDNEVDIILFVNTLMYIERREQYLKKISPALRPDGRIVIVDWKKKDTDIGPAKSNRIALGDLEDMLKNAGYHLVSSDDETLEYQYIVVADKLQ